ATTGTTGTTCCTTGATCCGGTTCTCCGCCTCGCCGCGGGCACAGTAGTCCTCCTCGTAGAGCGGCTGCGCCGGTCGGGCTTCGGCCGAGATCGATGTGACCACGAAGCGGGGATTGGTCCCCCGGGCCAGGTGCTCGGCCTTGGCCACCACCCGCCGCTCGCGACTCCAGCTGTCCAGGGTTCGATAACGCAACTCGGCGAAGACCCGGGCCGGTTGT
The genomic region above belongs to Tautonia rosea and contains:
- a CDS encoding transposase, whose product is QPARVFAELRYRTLDSWSRERRVVAKAEHLARGTNPRFVVTSISAEARPAQPLYEEDYCARGEAENRIKEQQLYLFADRTSAGTMRANQLRLFFASIAYTLLNALRRRGLPGTD